The following is a genomic window from Bacteroidota bacterium.
AGAGCGCGGGAAACTCGGAATAAATCTTTTGTTCGATGAGAACAGTTATCGTGAAATGCTCATTGCACTTCAGAAAGTAATGGATGCAGAAAAAGGAAATTTATTGCGACTGCGTGAAGTGATATACGGAGAACGTGAAGCAAAATTCGAAAGGATAGATGAAAAAATTTCGTTTGATGTGCTGAATCATTCGCAGAATGATGCCGTGCGGAAAATTATCTCAGCAGAAGATGTGGCGCTCGTGCACGGTCCGCCAGGAACAGGAAAGACCACAACGTTCATCCAGGCCATTCTTCACACACTCCTGCACGAGAAACAGGTGCTCGTGTGTAGTCCGAGTAACGTGGCAGTGGATCTGCTCACAGAAAAATTAGTACAACAAGGTGTGAATGTTTTGCGGCTGGGAAATCCTGCGCGTGTTTCGGAAGAAGTGCTGAACAATACGCTCGATATGCGGATCGCGAATCACACTTCTTACAATGAACTGAAAGCGTATCGCAAACGTGCGGAAGAATATTTTGCGATGGCAAAAAAATACAAACGCAATTTCGGAGCAAGTGAACGTGAACAACGGAATCTTCTTTTCAATGAAGCGCGTGCATTGCTGAAAGATGCTGCAACACTCGAAGATTATATTCTCTGGGAACAGTTCGATAATGCGCAGGTGATCGCCTGCACGCCGGTTGTATCGGCGGGAAGAATGATGCGCGACCGGAAATTCCGTTCCGTTTTCATTGACGAAGCGGGACAAGCGCTCGAGCCCATGTGCTGGATCCCGATCACGCGCGCGCAACGGGTGATCTTCGCCGGCGATCATCTGCAATTGCCGCCGACAGTTCGTTCGCGAAAAGCAGAAGAAGGCGGATTGAAATACACGTTGTTTGAACGCGCCATAAAACATCAGCCCGATGCTGCAGTAATGTTGCGCACTCAATACCGCATGAATGAAAAGATCATGCAGTTCTCCAATAAAATGTTTTACGGAAAAAAATTAGAGTCGGATGAAAGTGTGAAAGAGAACCTGCTCAGTTTCGATGTGAATGATGATCTGCTGCATAAGCCGGTCGATTTCATTGACACCGCCGGTTGCGGATTCACCGAAGAACAGAATTCCGAAACGCTGAGTATTTCCAACAGGGAAGAAGCGGAATTGCTATTGAAATACCTGGGTTGTGTTTTAGCACAATATGCCGCTGTCACGGTGAGTGCCAGTCGAAAGCGGACTGTAGCGGAAAAATTAACCATCGGCATCATCGCGCCTTACAAAGCGCAGACGGAATTACTCACGCAATTGCTTGGAGAAAAAGATTTTTTCAAAAATTCTCCGCATCGTTTTTCAGTGCGCACGGTCGATGGATTCCAGGGGCAGGAGCGCGACATCATCTGCATCAGTCTCACGCGCAGCAATGACAATGGCGAGATCGGTTTTCTTTCCGACACGCGGCGCATGAACGTAGCGCTCACGCGTGCGAAGAAAAAATTAATTCTCTTCGGCGATTCGGCAACACTTGCCAATCATTCTTTCTACAAAGCTTTCCTGGAATACGTGGAGGAAATAGGAGCTTATCGGAGTGCGTGGGAGTTGAGGGAATGACCTGGATAAAAAATCAGTTATCCGGTTTCCGGGCAACGATCATTACATAAATTACTTTTCCCTGCTGAAGTTTTTTATAAGAATCCGAATCGGGAGTAACGAAAAAAATATTCCGAAGCACCCGGGTTAAGAACCACCGATCGTTTTTTTTCCTGCTCACATCTTTCCTTGTCTTTAATTTATCGATCGCCAGGACCACGTTCCGACTGATATTTCTTTTTACCATGACCCCGAAATTTTCTTTTGTGTATTCTTCCATTTGTATCATGTCTTTCTGATCCATGAGATCGGCGTAGCAGAAAAATCCTCCGGGGCGGAGCACTCGCTTTGTTTCCCTCACAAAACTTTGCCGCGATGGATAGCAGTGTGAGGATTCGACGTTGATCACAATATCCATGCTGTTATCTGCATAAGGTAATTGCTCCGCATTTCCCTGGCTGAAAATTATTTTTTGATTTTTGTATTTCTTTTTGTTCTCATTGATAAGTCCATCCGACAGATCGATACCGGCAATACTTTTAGGAAGGAAATGTTCCGCGATCAATTCACATCCTCCACCAGCACCGCATCCTATTTCCAATACATCTTTATTGCGCAGGTCTATTTCCTTCAGCAACTGAAAATACAATTGGGCATTATCGTATTCGCGATCGTTGAAATCATTTCCTTTTATTCTGTCACCCGGGTACCCGGGGCTATCGGCATAACCAAGATTGATGAATCGGATCTTCACACCTCTCTCCTGTGCACGCTCCTGGTAGTTGTTGTAAATTTTTTTATGGATCTTTCTTTTTAGGTTTCCGGGAAGAAATTTCCGAAAGAACATGATCAATTTATACATGGAATGTTTTTTTATTAAAAGACCTCAAAAAGTTTGTCAATCTGTTTTATGCTGAAGCAATATACTTTTGCAAACAAGAGTTCATGAATTACGGCGTAAAATGTATAATAAGGGTATTGGTTATTTCAATCGTAGTCGCCAGTCAGCATGTCAAATAAAAATTCGGCTATCGTTCCCCATTCTTCAATAGGCTGACATTCTTCGTGACTAATTCTTAAAACTTTAGAATCAATTTGTGAATCTGTATTTAATGTCAAAGAATACCAGTCTCCATTAATGCTGTAAGCAACGTGAATCAAATTCCGCGGATAATTTTCGGGATAATCTTCCCAAACGTTATCGGAATCTGTTTTTTTCTCTTCGCTGAATTTATTGATCTCACTGTAGGGTACCAGCGTACATTCCGCGTTAAGACAAACTCCATTCGTTTTTTTCAGGATTTCGATCCAGCCTCCAGGGAGTTCTGCTTTAGAAGCCATCAGTTCTTTTTCAGAAAGCCGTTTGTGAAAATCTTCCGGCCTGTTTTTTTTATCTTTCACGAGCAGTTTCAGCACATCCTTCAGTTTCAGAATTTTTTCAGGGCGGACCTTCCGTGTATATTTTTCCCATTCCACATCCAGCTTCTTTTTCAGGCCTTCTAAAGTAATATTCGAATAAGTGAAAAAAGGTGTTGGCAAATCTCCTTTCCCGTCCAGTATTTCTGCGTCTCCGGCATCTTCAATTATTCTGATCGGGTACAATTCACTTTCGCTGATCAATTTTGTTTTAAGTAATATGTCCTTTGCTTTCTTATTGACACATAAACTTCTCTGTTTATGAATGAATCCGTCAGATTTTCTTTTCTCATCTTCCTGGTGCCAAATAAAAGCAAAATCGCAAGAAGGAAGAAATTTTTTCAGGTAAGTTTTATATGACACGATAAAAAAATGCTCCTTATCAAAGAGGTCAATTATTTCACGGCGTTTATCATCCAGAACAATATTTGTTTTGATCTGCCCGGATGAAAAATGATTAACGCCACATCTGAATTGAGAATTCAGTGGCTGATTTGAACCGGAACCCTTTAAAGTTTTTCTGTCAAACCATGGATGATCTATTCCACGTCCCAGCGGATTCAGAATAACAGGCAGAAACCATTGAAGAGATTTAAATCGCCCGGTATCTTTCAGCCAGATGAAATCAAGCCCGGTAAGTTGATTAGCTTGTACAGCGTCTTTAAATTTTTCTGAAACATAAACATTGTAAGACCAACCAGAGGCAATATGAATTCCTGGAGGCATTCTATCCGCTTTACAGGTAATGATCTCTCCGTACTCAGCGATGGACATACTCTTGCCCGGGCTCAATTCATACCATTCTGAATTGGTTTGCTCATCCTCGATTATATATTGTGCAAGGCCACAAAATCCATTGAACCGGGCATAATTATTTTTAATCAAATTTTTTGATTCGGAAATGAAATCATCTATTCTCGGTGAATCCAACTCAATGTTGCTCCAGGTTCCGCTGTGTGTTTTTAATCCCAGCGAATGCACAAAGTCGCGGGCAAACTTATCGCTCTCGGGACTACGCGGATTATTGACGAGCTCAATTCTGAATTGTAAATTTTCTTTTATCATGCAGCCTCTTCGATTTCGTGATAATTACAATTTATTTCTACCTGAAAAGTAATTCATTTTTCATAAAGTGCATTCTCATTTTGATTTGATAACTTAATGGCATAACTTTATTGAATCCCAAACTCCCTTGCATGAAAACTATTTTTCGCGGAAAGAAAATATTCCGTTTTATTTTTACCAACTTGTTTTTTATTTTTTTGCTTTCGTTCGCGTTCGCGCAGACCAAAACAAAACTCACCATTCACTTCGAGTCGGATTCCTACACGCTCACCGGCCAGGCGCAGAAAAGTATTGATTCGGTTCTCCGCGTGCGATCGTTCGCGGGTGCGAATTGCAGAATTTCCATTGTGGGATTTACCGACAGTACCGGCGATCTCGAACACAACAAACAACTTTCCAATCAGCGTTCACTAACTACTGCTGATTATTTTAAATCGAAAGGATTTTCGCGGACAGAATATTCCGGCAAAGCTTCCTACAACGCCGTTGGGAATAATTCTACCGAAAAGGGAAAATATCTGAATCGCCGGGTAGAAATTACTTTCACACAAACGTCTGTAGAATTGAATAAGATCGGGAATGTGGAACCGGAAGATGAAAAATATAAAATTGATGCAACGCAGGATCGTGTGATCGTGGAAAAGTCGGGAACGCAACTGATCATTCCGGCGAATGCATTCGTTGACCAAAACGGAAATCCTGTAACCGGCGAAATTGAAATTTCTTATCGCGAGTATCGTGACGCTGCTGATTTTATTCTTGCGGATATGCCCATGAATATTCCTGAACACGGAACACAACAACCGTTCAACTCGGCAGGAATGTTCCGCATAGAAGCAACGCAGAACGGGCAACCGCTGGAACTTGCCGCAGGAAAAAATATCGATCTCAATTATGCGATGGAGCAGGATCTTCCGGACATGAATCTTTACAAATTCGACACGATCGCAAATCAATGGAAACCGATGGAGCAGATCACCGATCAGAATGGAAATAATGTGGGCGCGCACAATGATGCACATGGCATGCGCGTATGCGGGTGGATGGGTGATCAGAAAACCTGCCTGATGGGCGATGACCAGGGAATAATTTACATTGCCGATGCAGGAATTCGTTATGCGGATAGCCCGGAAATAATTTCGGCTGAAATGAAAACGTATGATTCTTTGACAACGAAAAAGAGCGAATGTTATGCTGCGCTCGGTTATAATAAAAGCCAGATACTGTTTGATAATATTCATCTCGATACATTGCGCCAGCACAAAGACCGGATCACGCATCATTACAAAATAAAAAAAGTGAGTACGGGCAAAGGCAAAACTGTTTTTGAAATAAAATGTTTTGCAGATAAGAACAATGAGTTCACACCGGTCAAAAAAATCTCCTGGGAATATCCTTCGGAAGACATGACTTCGTTGAATGATTCTATTTTCAAAAAGAAATGGGATGAGTGCATGATCATGTTCAACGAGTCGAATAATGATTATGAAATTTACATGAAGGATAATATTACCGGTGCTGCAACAGAGATCAAGGACGTGAATATGGTTTTCCCTGATAAAGTGAAGAAGAAAAAATTCCAGCAGAAAGAAATGGAAACATTCAGTGTTTATGATTCTGCATACACGGTTTATGCAAATGAACTTGCGGTGATACAGTTCAAACACGATTCGCTGATCAGGAACGACATGGCGCTGCAGCGCAAGATCGATTCGCTCGACAAAATACTTTCCATGATCCCTGAAGTGAAATTTCCCGGCAACGATTCGCTTTTCTGTTTCTGGTCGCTGAGCCGCGAGTACATGAGCCCGGAAGAAACAAAAATGACTTTCAGCAAGTGGTTTGAATATTTCGATGCAAATAAACCGATGATGGCCAAACGATATGCTGCATTGAAGAAATCAAAAAAATATGCCGAAGCTTTACAATTGTTGAAGGAGAGAAAAGATGCGGAAGTGCAATTTGAAAAAGCCAGGAAACTGGCGGAACAAAAATTGGAGAAAACAAAAGCAGAGCAGGAAAAAAACAATGACACCGATCAAACCAAAAAAAGTGAACTGAATAATTTTATGGTCATTGGCGGATCGGAATCGAATATGAAAAAAGGAGAAGACCTGAATAATGAGAAAACAATTTTCCGTTCGCTTTCCATTTCGAGTATGGGCGTTTACAATTACGACCAGATTTCCCGCTTCAGATCGCCCATCGTAACCGTGGATGCGGCGTACCAGGATGAAAATAAAAAACCGCTGAATATTATTTTGATGTACATCGCCGATTCCTCTTTCAATGGCATCATGCGTTATGATGGACTGGAAGGCATGACTCCGCAGGTATTCAATTACAGCGCATCGTCAAGAACAACGATGATCGCCTTCGATGAAAATTTTACGGCATACACTTTTACATCGGAACAATTCGCGAAAATAAATCCCGGGAATGGAACGATCTCCTATACTTTCACGCTGAAGAAAATGAAGAATGTGAATTCGCATGCAGAACTGGAGCAGGCGTTGTAGGAGAATGGAAGAATGGGGGTGGAGTTATCAGGTACTGCCGGAAATTCAGAATTATTTATTGGATTCGATCTTTTACTTCAATTCACTGAATTTTTATTTACTTTTTTCCTAATACCCTAATACCCTAATACCCTAATACCCTAATACCCCAATACCCCAATACTCTAATACTCCCTATTCATCAGATCATCTGCAAATTTCCGGAGTGCTGTAATTTTTTCTTTATCCGCTTTTACACTTTCCAGCGTTACAATTCCTTTTTCATAATGCGCGCGCATTTCTTTTTCGGCATGGCGGCGTACTTCCAGCGAATCAAAAATATTTTTTATGGCTATTACTTTTTCTTCCGCATGTTTCGCGCCGGCTTGTGTCCAGTTCTGCAGTTCTTCTTTCTGGTACCGGTTGGCGAGTTCGTATGCTTTGAGCAATAAAAAAGTTTTTTTGTTCGAAACGATATCGCCGCCGGGTTGTTTCCCGAATTTTTCGGAATGGCCGTACACATCGAGAATGTCATCTTTCAGCTGGAAAGCTATTCCCATGTGTTTGCCGAACCCGGATAATTTTTCTGCTTCTTTTTTTTCTGCGCCAACTGCAACGGCGCCCATTTCCAGGCAAGCAGCAAGCAGCACAGCGGTTTTCAGTTCTATCATGCGGAGATATTCCGCAATGGAAATATTATTTTTCTTTTCGAAATCCATATCCATCTGTTGCCCTTCGCAGACGTGCAATGAAGTAGCAGAAAAAATTTCCGTGAGTTCTTTCAGTACATTTTCCGGTGAGCGGCCGAGCTGGCGGAACGCTTCGGTGTACAAAGCATCACCACTTAGTATGGCAATGTTCGTGTTCCATTTCACATGCACGCTCGGATTTCCCCTGCGCAGGGAAGCGTTGTCCATGATATCATCGTGCAGCAAAGTGAAATTGTGAAACAATTCAACAGCGATGGCCGAAGGAACGGCCGG
Proteins encoded in this region:
- a CDS encoding AAA family ATPase; its protein translation is MSSYSTNELKKLVDLLSIEKEEDHQQYLAQFELSSIPERRKNGVTWYPVKINSEEIAPGDTIIVELERTQGLDELHQFGGGKVIEVFSNNGDSGSEAGLPAGAGKLPGTIKNVWGNRMRVAFNTDELPGWTERGKLGINLLFDENSYREMLIALQKVMDAEKGNLLRLREVIYGEREAKFERIDEKISFDVLNHSQNDAVRKIISAEDVALVHGPPGTGKTTTFIQAILHTLLHEKQVLVCSPSNVAVDLLTEKLVQQGVNVLRLGNPARVSEEVLNNTLDMRIANHTSYNELKAYRKRAEEYFAMAKKYKRNFGASEREQRNLLFNEARALLKDAATLEDYILWEQFDNAQVIACTPVVSAGRMMRDRKFRSVFIDEAGQALEPMCWIPITRAQRVIFAGDHLQLPPTVRSRKAEEGGLKYTLFERAIKHQPDAAVMLRTQYRMNEKIMQFSNKMFYGKKLESDESVKENLLSFDVNDDLLHKPVDFIDTAGCGFTEEQNSETLSISNREEAELLLKYLGCVLAQYAAVTVSASRKRTVAEKLTIGIIAPYKAQTELLTQLLGEKDFFKNSPHRFSVRTVDGFQGQERDIICISLTRSNDNGEIGFLSDTRRMNVALTRAKKKLILFGDSATLANHSFYKAFLEYVEEIGAYRSAWELRE
- a CDS encoding class I SAM-dependent methyltransferase is translated as MFFRKFLPGNLKRKIHKKIYNNYQERAQERGVKIRFINLGYADSPGYPGDRIKGNDFNDREYDNAQLYFQLLKEIDLRNKDVLEIGCGAGGGCELIAEHFLPKSIAGIDLSDGLINENKKKYKNQKIIFSQGNAEQLPYADNSMDIVINVESSHCYPSRQSFVRETKRVLRPGGFFCYADLMDQKDMIQMEEYTKENFGVMVKRNISRNVVLAIDKLKTRKDVSRKKNDRWFLTRVLRNIFFVTPDSDSYKKLQQGKVIYVMIVARKPDN
- a CDS encoding SMI1/KNR4 family protein is translated as MIKENLQFRIELVNNPRSPESDKFARDFVHSLGLKTHSGTWSNIELDSPRIDDFISESKNLIKNNYARFNGFCGLAQYIIEDEQTNSEWYELSPGKSMSIAEYGEIITCKADRMPPGIHIASGWSYNVYVSEKFKDAVQANQLTGLDFIWLKDTGRFKSLQWFLPVILNPLGRGIDHPWFDRKTLKGSGSNQPLNSQFRCGVNHFSSGQIKTNIVLDDKRREIIDLFDKEHFFIVSYKTYLKKFLPSCDFAFIWHQEDEKRKSDGFIHKQRSLCVNKKAKDILLKTKLISESELYPIRIIEDAGDAEILDGKGDLPTPFFTYSNITLEGLKKKLDVEWEKYTRKVRPEKILKLKDVLKLLVKDKKNRPEDFHKRLSEKELMASKAELPGGWIEILKKTNGVCLNAECTLVPYSEINKFSEEKKTDSDNVWEDYPENYPRNLIHVAYSINGDWYSLTLNTDSQIDSKVLRISHEECQPIEEWGTIAEFLFDMLTGDYD
- a CDS encoding OmpA family protein: MKTIFRGKKIFRFIFTNLFFIFLLSFAFAQTKTKLTIHFESDSYTLTGQAQKSIDSVLRVRSFAGANCRISIVGFTDSTGDLEHNKQLSNQRSLTTADYFKSKGFSRTEYSGKASYNAVGNNSTEKGKYLNRRVEITFTQTSVELNKIGNVEPEDEKYKIDATQDRVIVEKSGTQLIIPANAFVDQNGNPVTGEIEISYREYRDAADFILADMPMNIPEHGTQQPFNSAGMFRIEATQNGQPLELAAGKNIDLNYAMEQDLPDMNLYKFDTIANQWKPMEQITDQNGNNVGAHNDAHGMRVCGWMGDQKTCLMGDDQGIIYIADAGIRYADSPEIISAEMKTYDSLTTKKSECYAALGYNKSQILFDNIHLDTLRQHKDRITHHYKIKKVSTGKGKTVFEIKCFADKNNEFTPVKKISWEYPSEDMTSLNDSIFKKKWDECMIMFNESNNDYEIYMKDNITGAATEIKDVNMVFPDKVKKKKFQQKEMETFSVYDSAYTVYANELAVIQFKHDSLIRNDMALQRKIDSLDKILSMIPEVKFPGNDSLFCFWSLSREYMSPEETKMTFSKWFEYFDANKPMMAKRYAALKKSKKYAEALQLLKERKDAEVQFEKARKLAEQKLEKTKAEQEKNNDTDQTKKSELNNFMVIGGSESNMKKGEDLNNEKTIFRSLSISSMGVYNYDQISRFRSPIVTVDAAYQDENKKPLNIILMYIADSSFNGIMRYDGLEGMTPQVFNYSASSRTTMIAFDENFTAYTFTSEQFAKINPGNGTISYTFTLKKMKNVNSHAELEQAL
- a CDS encoding polyprenyl synthetase family protein: MHRLLDKTFAEIIASFPAAPSNLYDPLRYALSSGGKRLRPFLVMSSAGLFSENISPAVPSAIAVELFHNFTLLHDDIMDNASLRRGNPSVHVKWNTNIAILSGDALYTEAFRQLGRSPENVLKELTEIFSATSLHVCEGQQMDMDFEKKNNISIAEYLRMIELKTAVLLAACLEMGAVAVGAEKKEAEKLSGFGKHMGIAFQLKDDILDVYGHSEKFGKQPGGDIVSNKKTFLLLKAYELANRYQKEELQNWTQAGAKHAEEKVIAIKNIFDSLEVRRHAEKEMRAHYEKGIVTLESVKADKEKITALRKFADDLMNREY